From Puntigrus tetrazona isolate hp1 chromosome 8, ASM1883169v1, whole genome shotgun sequence, the proteins below share one genomic window:
- the gnat2 gene encoding guanine nucleotide-binding protein G(t) subunit alpha-2: MGSGASAEDKEMAKKSKELEKQLQEDADKEAKTVKLLLLGAGESGKSTIVKQMKILHQGGYTKEEQMEFRSIIFGNILQSALAIIRGMEMLDINFGSPAAQEDGQKLQNLSDSIEEGSMPPELADVIKRLWKDSGVQASFDRAAEYQLNDSAGYYLSEMDRICKPDYLPTEQDVLRSRVKTTGIIEEQFSCKELHFRMFDVGGQRSERKKWIHCFEGVTCIIFCGALSAYDMVLVEDDEVNRMHESLHLFNSICNHRFFATTSIVLFLNKKDLFQEKIKKVHLSICFPEYDGPNTYEDASNYIKTQFNDLNMKKGVKEIYAHMTCATDTKNVEIVFNAVTDIIIKENLKDCGLF, translated from the exons ATGGGTAGCGGAGCGAGCGCAGAGGATAAGGAAATGGCCAAGAAGTCCAAAGAGCTGGAAAAACAGCTCCAGGAAGATGCTGATAAAGAAGCAAAAACCGTCAAACTTCTGCTGCTGG GTGCTGGTGAGTCAGGGAAGAGCACCATTGTAAAACAGATGAA AATTCTCCATCAAGGTGGTTATACAAAAGAAGAACAAATGGAGTTTCGATCTATTATTTTTGGCAACATCCTGCAATCTGCTCTGGCCATCATCAGAGGCATGGAGATGCTGGATATAAACTTTGGGTCACCAGCAGCACAG GAGGATGGTCAGAAGCTCCAGAACTTGTCTGACTCCATTGAGGAGGGATCCATGCCTCCAGAGCTGGCCGATGTTATCAAAAGGCTATGGAAGGATTCGGGTGTGCAGGCCTCGTTTGATAGAGCTGCTGAGTACCAGCTGAACGACTCTGCTGGATA CTACTTGAGCGAAATGGACAGAATCTGCAAACCTGACTACCTCCCCACTGAGCAGGATGTGCTGAGATCTCGAGTCAAGACTACTGGTATCATTGAGGAGCAGTTCTCCTGCAAAGAGCTtcacttcag GATGTTTGATGTGGGTGGCCAGAGGTCAGAGAGGAAGAAGTGGATTCATTGTTTCGAAGGTGTGACTTGCATCATCTTCTGTGGAGCCCTGAGCGCTTATGACATGGTGTTGGTAGAAGATGATGAAGTG AACCGCATGCATGAGAGTCTCCATCTCTTCAACAGTATCTGCAACCACAGGTTCTTCGCCACAACTTCCATTGTGCTTTTCCTCAACAAGAAAGATCTTTTCCAGGAGAAGATCAAGAAAGTCCACCTGAGTATCTGTTTTCCTGAATATGACG GTCCAAACACATACGAAGATGCCAGCAACTACATCAAGACTCAATTTAATGATCTGAACATGAAGAAGGGAGTGAAAGAGATCTATGCACACATGACCTGCGCCACAGACACAAAGAATGTCGAGATCGTGTTTAACGCCGTGACAGACATTATCATAAAAGAAAACCTTAAGGATTGCGGTCTGTTCTAA
- the gnai3 gene encoding guanine nucleotide-binding protein G(i) subunit alpha yields MGCTLSAEDKAAMERSKMIDRDLREDGEKASREVKLLLLGAGESGKSTIVKQMKIIHEDGYSDEECKQYKVVVYSNTIQSIIAIIRAMGRLKIDFGDPARADDARQLFVLAGTAEEGVMTPELSGVIRRLWKDEGVQTCFVRSREYQLNDSAAYYLNDLDRISHLTYMPTQQDVLRTRVKTTGIVETHFTFKELYFKMFDVGGQRSERKKWIHCFEGVTAIIFCVALSDYDLVLAEDEEMNRMHESMKLFDSICNNKWFTDTSIILFLNKKDLFEEKIKRSPLTICYPEYSGTDTYEEAAAYIQCQFEDLNRRKDTKEIYTHFTCATDTKNVQFVFDAVTDVIIKNNLIECGLY; encoded by the exons ATGGGTTGCACGTTAAGTGCTGAAGATAAAGCAGCGATGGAGAGGAGTAAGATGATTGACCGGGACCTGCGGGAGGACGGAGAGAAAGCATCCAGAGAAGTCAAACTACTGCTGCTCG GTGCTGGGGAATCGGGGAAGAGCACAATAGTGAAACAAATGAA GATCATTCATGAAGATGGCTACTCGGATGAGGAGTGCAAGCAGTATAAAGTCGTAGTTTATAGCAACACTATTCAATCCATCATTGCCATTATTAGGGCCATGGGCCGCTTAAAGATCGACTTTGGGGATCCTGCAAGAGCg GACGATGCTCGGCAGCTCTTTGTCCTCGCCGGCACTGCAGAGGAAGGAGTCATGACCCCTGAGCTCTCTGGGGTCATCCGCCGGCTGTGGAAGGACGAAGGAGTACAGACGTGTTTCGTTAGATCGCGAGAGTATCAGCTCAATGATTCAGCAGCCTA CTATCTAAACGACCTGGATAGGATATCCCACCTCACCTACATGCCCACTCAACAAGATGTGCTGAGGACTCGAGTCAAGACCACTGGCATTGTAGAAACACACTTCACCTTCAAAGAGCTCTACTTCAA GATGTTTGATGTTGGTGGCCAGCGTTCAGAACGGAAGAAATGGATCCACTGTTTTGAAGGTGTCACTGCTATTATCTTCTGCGTGGCGCTCAGCGACTATGACCTGGTGCTAGCTGAGGATGAAGAGATG AACCGTATGCATGAGAGCATGAAGCTTTTTGACAGCATCTGCAACAACAAATGGTTCACAGACACATCCATCATTCTCTTCCTCAATAAGAAGGATCTGTTCGAGGAGAAGATCAAAAGGAGTCCACTTACGATATGCTACCCAGAATACTCTG GAACAGACACTTACGAGGAGGCAGCAGCATACATCCAGTGCCAGTTTGAGGATCTGAACAGAAGAAAGGACACAAAGGAGATCTACACACACTTCACTTGTGCCACGGACACCAAGAACGTACAGTTTGTGTTTGATGCGGTCACTGATGTGATCATCAAGAATAACCTCATAGAGTGTGGCCTCTATTGA
- the gpr61 gene encoding G-protein coupled receptor 61, with protein sequence MEHTTAYNTLWNITHTTSWRPNATQPNASGLSGPRDGHLLQTLGLCTMLLMDILAIVGNLAVMTVIARTPRLRKFVFVFHLCLVDLIAALVLMPLGMLSGQGFFNKALCQGYLCLSVGLISAAILTISAINVERYYYVVHPMRYEVKMTVGLVVSVLIGIWIKAILMSAFPLLGWALDREEPGMALGKVMGKIVEPKCCSLHWMEEGPQRLVFMVLFTLMYFLCPVLIIFVVYCNMFKVARVAAMQQGPVPTWMETPRPRSESLSSRSSMAASLSGARTTPQRTFSGGKAAVVLVAVGGQFLGCWLPYFSFHLYCAVMPSSHESLARMAQLEDVFTWIGYFCFTSNPFFYGCLNRQIREELARNLAFVFKWGRPGEEEQLPSREASIEENFLQFLQGTGCNMRPRNSQSISIPQQEEDNPLSTELRRPSVDFHIPGQIMEETSEFIEHQHMNDLNLSDNCIKTKSELQG encoded by the coding sequence ATGGAGCATACAACCGCCTACAACACACTGTGGAACATCACCCACACCACCTCTTGGCGCCCGAACGCAACCCAGCCCAACGCCTCAGGACTGAGCGGGCCCAGAGATGGACACCTCCTGCAGACGCTCGGCCTGTGCACCATGCTCCTGATGGACATACTGGCTATAGTGGGCAACTTAGCCGTAATGACAGTCATCGCCAGGACGCCGCGACTTCGCAAGTTTGTGTTCGTCTTCCATCTCTGCCTGGTGGATCTCATCGCGGCTCTGGTGTTAATGCCTCTGGGTATGCTGTCAGGTCAGGGCTTTTTCAACAAGGCTCTTTGTCAGGGTTACCTGTGTCTGAGCGTGGGACTAATCAGTGCTGCTATCCTCACTATCTCTGCCATCAACGTTGAGAGGTACTACTACGTCGTTCATCCCATGCGTTACGAGGTGAAAATGACTGTGGGGTTGGTGGTTTCAGTTCTGATTGGAATATGGATCAAAGCCATCCTCATGTCCGCATTCCCTTTACTCGGCTGGGCGCTCGATAGGGAGGAGCCGGGAATGGCTTTGGGGAAAGTTATGGGGAAAATCGTTGAACCAAAGTGCTGCTCGCTCCACTGGATGGAGGAAGGGCCCCAACGGCTGGTGTTCATGGTCCTTTTTACCCTCATGTACTTTCTGTGTCCAGTCCTCATTATCTTTGTGGTGTACTGCAACATGTTTAAGGTGGCCAGGGTTGCCGCCATGCAGCAAGGGCCAGTCCCCACGTGGATGGAGACTCCCCGGCCACGCTCTGAATCTCTGAGCAGCCGCTCGAGCATGGCAGCCAGTCTCAGCGGAGCTCGGACCACCCCTCAGAGGACTTTCAGCGGAGGCAAGGCTGCGGTGGTCTTAGTCGCCGTAGGAGGTCAGTTCCTCGGGTGCTGGCTGCCTTATTTTTCCTTCCACCTGTACTGCGCTGTCATGCCGTCCTCTCACGAATCCCTCGCACGCATGGCCCAGCTGGAGGACGTGTTCACCTGGATCGGGTACTTCTGCTTCACCTCCAATCCTTTTTTCTACGGCTGTCTGAATCGGCAGATCAGGGAAGAGCTGGCCAGAAACCTGGCCTTCGTTTTTAAGTGGGGGCGTCCCGGTGAAGAAGAACAGCTGCCCAGTCGAGAGGCTTCTATTGAGGAGAACTTTCTCCAGTTTCTTCAGGGCACAGGTTGCAATATGCGGCCAAGAAATTCCCAAAGCATCTCCATCCCTCAACAGGAGGAGGACAATCCTCTCTCCACTGAGCTCCGCAGGCCATCTGTTGACTTCCATATTCCTGGCCAGATCATGGAGGAGACCTCAGAGTTCATAGAGCACCAACACATGAACGACCTTAATTTATCGGACAATTGTATTAAGACAAAATCGGAACTGCAAGGTTGA